Genomic DNA from Lactuca sativa cultivar Salinas chromosome 8, Lsat_Salinas_v11, whole genome shotgun sequence:
TGCTATAGGTGTAACgaagaaggtcatatttctaaagactgcccacagaaaaacacacctccacagccaagggcattcaacatgttcctcaacgaagcagaaaaggatgggaggattaaaagatgaagacttcatattaatatataaagtctgtatcaggaagcatagcctgttagaggcatagtatagggtgaacttgaacttttgtgtaatagtttcaagaattaatataaaccctagtttttctatctgatgtgttgaatgattatgtcattttcttgtatggtgacttggtcgactgcgggacaatacttgggacgagtatgagtaggtgtgaaaggtagtagatgcatatactaccggaagcacaggactcacgcttggatcagggaaagtcacaaggttaccaagaagctagtgatcgattccattttattctggtatgtcattaccattgtttcggtaatgactagtaagatggttcttgttccgaccctagtggtcatgtttaaattgagtccgactacgaggagtttgttacgtggttcatggaaccaagttagatgtaacatctgaattaagtcagaaggttgaagttaatgcgattgatagtgtcgcgctcgttgttaaaagaagtttgcaggtagaaatgctacatgctgaaatgtgattaaatcacattagaatatgaaggaaggtatattccattctggaatttaactttattaaagaccgagtctaagcgtcgcatcgtgcgatgagagctcaatagagcacgacccatcggtttgttacaatagataaaggaaagtatttatcctgagaagaagaaggattcCATAatgaggacttatttggtaacttgaaggttacgattgaaagtacaacatagtacgataagcagatgcaagattgggcatcgtctgcagtcaagaaagccatagagttaaatactctttcgaggaaacatagaatttacggttgttacctaggatgaagagataacgtgtggaatcattatgcaagtcctatttcgttgatgattccgggacgtaatcatcataaggggaagataattgtaacgctcgtagatcagggctagtcaatttagagacaataagagtcaaaaatgactttttgatggaagattatctagaaggattaatcttaaccaagttgtagtatatgtcacgaggtttccgtgcatataaagaacgccaaaatccgagttataacgaagaagttatgacctgtcgaagtttcgcgacagaaccgacacgacacagcgcgacgtaaaaagtgaatttacgttggagcgatatttagccttagcgatctaaacgagaatcgaagatcttgttgttagtagcgaaacgacgaaaagttaggcgagaacggacgtcaaacgaagaagttatgaatttataacgaagtttttctgtcgcagcctattaaaaagaaataataaaaataaagtcgaaattagccgacggagtctaaacgaaagttgtagagcgtagtctcaccttcgcatggatataaagaacgtcgaaaacggagttcgtatgaagaagatatgaatttccgaagtttattaatcattttgtatttaaatttaaatggaaattcggaagcattatccgaagcgagtcaccggtctgatccgaggtacgccccgcgtactccgaaggtgtcgacatcgcagcaagtggcttcggatacgtaagcagtgacgtttctcggaccaatacgccccgcgtactggcgtacgccccgcgtacgtgcgagactcaacccctataaaaggcttgcgagggcagccgagagttttgttcatttcttctcttctctctctccgttttgcatcgttttgcgtgccagaaatacctcgaagccccgatattattctcgagccccgaggcaagtcccgagatcccgaagatcccgagaagtgcggttcccgagtcgaagctctgcccgcgagaagttcgatttttgtagagatcttccagatccgctgaggatttctacttctgcaagtcgtagtggtgtccgatcatcttctgatcaagtgagtgtatactacctttcataaacacgataataatacaagtatggtttgagtgtattaagtatattgttgtttagatgtgtgggtgtgtagttattttcttctaacacataaatatgaagtatttgctatgaaatacgtgctatgtgtttatatgttatttgtctatttgagatgggcatggaaattggagttttatacaggtgttaaatgatttaaactatgtaagtatttatatctacaaaattgttgggtagaacataggtagatggaaattgttggtgactatggagttagcgcctattgtataaaccttggcgacgatgtgacttcgtgcctatttgatgaaccttagcgactatggagttagcgcacgttgagtaaactttggcgactatggagttagcgcttgttgagtaaactttggcgactatggagttagcgcttgttgagtaaaccttggcgactatggatttagcgcttgttaagtgaaccttggtgactatggatttagcaccagataactatggatttagtacttgataagtaAGCTTTGGCAGTAATGGAATTCATGCCAAATTTCTtacgaatgaatgaatgaaggatagttggttcttagggtaaaaccttaagaagataatgtggatgagtaattgggttgattgtttgctgattaaatataatgattatattattgtgggttgaaaaccctatatgctcaccaggctcccaagcctgacccactcagttttcttttcattacaggtaatggcacaagggtataagttggtggagttgacgagagattttgggattatagatcagtagttataaataactattgtaagatctattttatattgtttatgcttttggtctgtaacggacatgacatcccgaggttttattatttaatgaaaatacattcttttcgagaaatgttttgataaatggttatcatattttattttgggaacaaattccgcaaccgttttctttaaacgatcactctgatttataaaacaaagcataaacaaatcggacttttctggccgtgaaattggggatgtcacaatgattttgtgttgtgtttcagagacatcattgtAGCTACACGCTATACCCCAGAGAGCAGCGAagttagcgatgatgagattcgcaggatgattcatGACGAGGTGGACGCAACCATTTGGGAGgctattccggagatgtttgggtctattaagaccactctgatcgagacttttgatgagcgatatgctgtTGTTTCGGAGGCGGCTGCTAttgcagccaccgcagctgttgctgctgccaggtcgcaggggggtgactcgttgctgtatcgggagttcagcaacacgaagccaccagagtttgatgggactcaggatccgattgctgcaatgagatggatctctgagatcgagggatgtttctatacttgttCGTGTCTAGAGCATTTGAGGGTGCGGTTCGAAATGAACCAGCTTCGCATTGGAGcaaaggactagtggaagttcgCAACATCCAGTATTACTCCTGTAGAGCATACTGCAGTGTCTTGGGAGAGGTTTGTTgggatgttccgagatgagtatgttcccccggtagagagggaacgtttggcccaggagtttctgtcaCTCAGACAGAATACaaagtcggtgactgagattacgaggatgtttcacgagagggcgccgttctgccctgagcatgtgtcgacTGAGTAGGCACACATGAGCccgtatttgagcattctgaggagggatattcgagagttcgtggtgaactcgtctgactggacatttgctgagcttcaggcaagtGTCAGGAGGAGGGAGAGcaagttggagactcaggccagggaggatgcggagtctcaggggagagacCGATGGCTGGTGCAGTCGTAGCCAGCAGCTAAGCGGGCTAAGCCCACTGATTCGAGGTCAGGAGGTCAGAAGGTTCGcgcttgtggcaagtgcggcaagagtcatgaggggtctTGCCAAGCAGGGATTTGCTACAAGTGTAGCAAGGAAGGGCATATGGcaaaggattgccctaagggattTGCAGTctattttcactgcaaccagaccggccatcagaaggccgagtgcTCTCAGCTTGTCCAGGGATCAGCCTAGGGTTCCACTCCTGCTGCTTTGCGTACCACTGATGCTCGGCCGGCGAAGGCTGAGGTtctgagggctcgtgggagagcttttcagctaatagcgaaggaggtccgcgcaacacctgatgtcgtggctggtacgtatttCTATATTGTCTATTTTGAGATTTATTATGCTCATTTTGTGCAAtatttaggtacatttcttgtgagttctgtacctgctttggtgttatttgattcgggtgcgagtcgatctttcgtgtctttagcttttagtcgtcacatcagtatccaacatgaggcgttgagtcgacctctaaggGTTTCTATAGCTAATGAGCATCCGATTTTTGCTACTGATGTATTCCGAGGATGTGtgttggagatttttggtgtcgagtttccgattgacctggtACCGATCGCCATGGATAATGTcggtgtcattgtgggcatggattggttgagccgttttagagcagtgatcgactgtgaacggcagttggtgactatatgagaccctagtgggggggtgcttacagtgtatggcgagggtatcAGATCTGGGTCAGCCTTCTGCTctgctgccagggcgaggcagagtttgcagcagggttgtatgggtttcttagcgtacgtgatggatacgtAAAATGTTTTAGAGAAGCAGATTTCTATTTCTGAGGTTCAGATAGTGTGCAAGTTTgctgatgtttttcccgaggagttgccgggtgtgcctcccgggaggcaagtagagtttcggattgatttggttccgggagcgtcACCTATCGCTAAGGGACCTTATCGCCTTGTGCCACCAGAGATGtatgagttatcctcacagcttcaggagctgctggggaagggattcattcgaccgagtagctcgtccTGGGGatcaccgatcctttttgtcaagaaaaaggatggttcacaccggatgtgcattgattactgggagttgaacaagctaacggtcaagaaccattatccacttccAAGGATCGGTGATTTATTAGATCagctgcagggggcatcttggttttccaagattgatttgagatctggatatcaccagatgagagtatgTGAGGAGGATATTCAAAAGACGgcctttagaactcgttatggacattacgagtttgtggtgatgcctttcgggctcaccaacacaccagcgacgttcatggatctcatgaaccgggtgtacaTGCCTATGTTGGATCGgccggtgattgtgttcatcgatgacatcttggtgttttcaaggtccagagaacaacatgaggagcatctgcaagAGGTTCTtagggtattgaggtcggaggggctgtatgccaaattctccatgtgtgatttctggttacgagaggttcagagcctagggcatctcgttaatcagaatgggatattggtcgatccggccaagattgaggcggttatgcgatgggaggtgtcgaggtccccatccgagatcaggagttttctgggattagccgtctactattggagatttatcagggatttttCCAAGATTACAGTTCCTCTTACcagattgacccagaagggtgttacttttattTGGGGTCCCGAgtagcaggcctcatttgagatgcttcgccagagattgtgcgaagcctcggtgttagcccttcctgagggagtggaagattttgtggtatactgcgatgcatctatatcagggatgggtgcggtgttgatgcagatggggagcatgatagcatacacatcgaggcagttgaagcctcacgagacgagatatcccactcatgatctagagctAGGGGCGTtggtgttcgcccttaagatcTGGCGCCACTATTTGTATGGGCTCCGGTGTACCATTATTTACGAAATTGTCACTAGGGCTTCAAATCATACTTCTTGGACTTAGGGACCAATTTGCCATGAAATAGAATTATAGGGATGAATTTAGAAGTACCTGAACATCGAGATGTTACAGAGATGCCACTTTAGCATTCAATGAATTTcgagttcaatgaccattgaaattttcaataggAAACAAGAAGTTTTTAATTCTTAAACATTTACTATAAATTATATATTGTGACATTCTATTGAACTTTGtggagttcaatgcattgtaggAAAAAAAATGACAGCGTTGTATGGATTGTAGAAAGAAGATGTGGCAATCTATTGAACTCTATGAAGTTCAATGCATTGTAGATGCCCTAAGCACTAAATTTTATCGCGAGTGACCAATAGTTTCGGCAAAATTGACTATGATTTGATGTAAAAGAATTTTAGCTAAAGGTAGGGGTGAACATGAGTCGGCTTCGGTCGGTTTTGACCTAAACACTATATAtaatcggttcggttcggtttcttTTGGTTTTACCAAATCTAAAAACCGAATCCAAACCAGAATTTTCAGTTTATGAAAAATCTAAATGTAACCTGTCGGTTTATGCTTCGGTTTCCAGGTTTGATTTTACTCATCCTATAAAGGCATACAATATGATATTCGATTGTGGGTTATTTGGATTTTATAGTGATCTTCAACTTTATAGCTATTGCATGCAATGAAAGTAGCCTCTATACCCCTTAGGTGGATGTACAAATGACTACATCGTACACTCTACCTCACCTACCCGGTTCCTAtggaattttttttgtttgttgcgaaaaataaaaataaataaataaataaaaattgtaaatgagacAACCGAGTTTTAGTTTTTTTGAacgacacacacacacaattattTCACCTATGTCCATAGTGGGACTTGAACTCTCGACTTTAAGAAGGAAGGACAATACCAGATACCGCTGAACTAGAAGCTCTTTGATTACAACCAAGTTTTAGCGACTTCTTTTTATCAGAGATacttattgcatgttcaattaccAACACTTCTTTTTATCAGAGATacttattgcatgttcaattaccAACCCGGATTATTGGAAATCTCAATTAGATTGCCAACACTTCTCATTTCAACCAAAATGACATAAGCAATTGTCAATAATCATTTAAAAACTTCACCTTTGAATTTCACAAATCCTGTGATTAGATATTTTGTTGTGTACACTAATTAAATTCTCGAAAAAGGTTTCCATTTTTGCCAACAAGAATGCAACCCCTATACATAATTAACAAGACCCAAAAAAATCACTTGATATGTGTTCATACAAAGAGAAACCGCATAAGAAGCTTTACTGACTTAAATTTCTCTCCCTTCTTGTTATGTAGCGGAACAACACGAATTCCAGGTCTCAACTCTGACACAGGCAAACACGTTTGACCAGCAAAGTCAGCTCGGTCTACATCATATTCTTGTACAAGGATCTCAAGTAAAGCTAGCTCTGGCACCCTCAATGGGAATGTGAACTCTTCATTCCATGTCGGTGTCCAATCATCTACAATCACTCTAGTTCTCTTCTTAGACACATCAACCGCCACTCCACGCATATTTATCTGATTCATCCCATTAATTCTACCATTAGATTTTCTCAAGGTACGTAGCTAAGAAAGGTCTAAAGGGTACTCCTTTAATTCTTCTTAGATCAGTAATGGTTTATTTGGTGGCTAGCTATCGATTGATGACTTACCTTTGTGTAGAAATCTGGAGGTGAGTATGCGTCAAAGTGAGTCTGGCTAAAATCCAATCGCCACCCATCGCCCATATATACTTTCACCTGTAAAATCAAAACTTTGTATATGTAGCTAGCGGGTCGAAAAGGGTGACGAAATTTAAGAGAGACAAAACtgtaaatttggtccttgtggttttcaaaaacctttggatggggtccaaaaagtttccgacttgcatggaaggtccaaaatcaaggtttttctgtgtttttggtccaaaaaaacttaaaaagacgattatacccttttattttcttttttgtattttttataattattctaatgttattctaattaaaaaataaagaaaaaaggaaaaaagtaTTCCCACCCCACccagttctctctctctctctctctctctctctctctctctctctttgtcgAATTCAACTGGGTAAATTAAAAAACCTTTTGAACCCAAGCACCCATaaacaccaccaccacaacctccCTGTCGTTCTTGGGGTTGTGTCACCGGGAACCACCCAACTCCACCCCCTTCTTCCTTGGATTACCGATCAACAGTCCCCGCCACCTTATTTCGGCGGTTTCCACCACCATCCTCTTCCTTCCCTCCCTCTCGTTGAGCTCATCGGAAACGAAGCAACAAAAGTAGTCGGAGCAGCCCCTGCCACCATGTCGTCGTTGCTGTGAACCATCGTCGTCTTTAGCTGCTGCTTCCGTCAATCACATCTCCAACCAGCCTCGTCACCCCTTGAGACCCCTGTAAGTCTGATTCTCCACCTCGTTATTATTGTTCTCCTGTTCAATCAATCAAGAGGATTGATTGTTTAGTTAGTTCCTTACCTACGACGTCTAACAGATGAGGGAGGAAGATGATACAGGAGCCCTAATAGTCGATGTATTTTTTTGGGGGGCAATAGAGGTAGTGATAGTCAAAACCCCATTTGGATTTGGAAGATAGAAGGAGAAAGGTCAGAGGGAAGGAAGCAAAATCGGGTCACCCACAAGTATCTGAATGGAGGACCATTGATGAGTCTATATGGACTTGGGGGAAATCGAAACGGGATCAAATTGCAGCAAGGTTTTTCTTCAATCTTATTTGCAGATGCATAAtgacgaagaagaagaatggtAGAGTCAAAAGAGCGGGTGTGATGGAGAGTACAGGGTTGGGTGGGtgttttaagagagagagagagagagagagagagagagagagagagagagagagagagagattttagttttttttttgtttttaattatttaaatgtcaaaataaataaagaaaatagaaaaagaaatgaaaagggtAAAATCGTCTTTTCAAATGTATTAGGGACCAAAAATccagaaaaaccttgattttggaccttccatgcaagtcggaaactttttggaccccatccaaagatttttgaaaaccacaaggaccaaatttgcagttttgtctttaagAGAACATATAGAATGGTTTATTCGACCTTTAGAGTTGTCTTCACTGGTAGTGTTGCCTTGGGATCAAATACTTCGCCATTAGGACCCTTCTGCATAAGAAAATCAGGCTTTCGAACATAACCACACCCTCCATTCGCTCTAAACATCCCATGCATCATCCAAAGCGATCTTCCGTAACCCTAATTACAAAAAAAGTTAGCATCAGGTTGGTTTAAAAACAAAAAAGGTAAAGATTCAAAACATTCCACTTCAAAAGTCACCTGCATATTGAAGGCGACCATTTGAGCTCCATGCATCCATGCAGTAAGTGGTCTAAAGTTCGTTGAGGTAACCCGTGTTCCCTTTGGGAACACCCGAAGGATATACTTTTGCGTGAATCTAAGATGCATATGAACCTTTCTTTAGTTTGATCATTGATGTTACTTTTTTGACGTAAAAAGAAAAGACAGCTTACTGATTTACCTGACTATGTCAGCTCCATAAAGACTGGCAGCTCTTTGAAGGGCTTGTTCGCTCACACTAAGACGCTTAGCTTTCCCAGGTTCATCCATTAACGCTTTTCTTGTTCCTTTTTTAGGCTTAGAGGCATGAATTGCGATGAGGTGTTTGTACTCGAGAGCTGTTTGATGCCCTGATTTTTCATCTTCATTATCATCGTCTTCATAATCAACACCAAGGATGTCGGACATCCTATGAGTGCTAGAGCTTGCACTGCATCTGTCGCTGCTTGGACAGAAATATGATCTGTCACTTATACTGTATgtgtcatcatcgtcatcatcactgtTACTCTGCTATAAAcaaacaaaattgaatctttattCATCGAAGTCAgttaaaaaatataaatgaaaaGATTAGATTTCATGTAATTAGCTCACTCTAAGATCTTCCCACTCATCATCAGATGAATCTTTATCCACGGATGAACGTCTTTTGTGCGCGTTCTTGGATGGAAGGTATTCTTTGGGGGGTTTTGTTGAAAGaataatatgatattttaattcATCGGGTGAAGGGAATTCATCTTTGTCGCTCGGGTGTGGGAAGTATAGCATATCCCCAAAAGTGCTTGTGACCATCTATAAATTAATCCATAAGTCAATGAGATAGAGAATTTCATAGCATCAAAGGGCTAGAAATTACTATGATTATAGCTAGGAGTTAATAACTAACCTCTGCAACCTTAGCTTGAAGACTCGGCGTAAGATGATCCTCTAAAGTGATAATAACAGGATACGGAGATTGTACAAAAGCATGCTCTTTGATAGACTTTAGACATTTGAGAAGTGTTACTGGAGTTGTCAACGTCCTATTTTAGTTACAAAAATCAGATATGAGTTGTCAAATAAAAAGCTTGTCAACGTACGTATGCATGCATGCATACCTGCCATGAAGTACATGTATTCCATCTCTTGCATTATTTGGCCATAAATCAAGTTCTATTCCCCGAACACCTCTTTGAAGAGCCCTTATGATTGGCACTTCGCTAGAA
This window encodes:
- the LOC111919712 gene encoding phosphoinositide phospholipase C 6 isoform X3, with translation MFGCFNRKFKISDLGPPQDVIEVFRLYSTDGSEMLPDKFLLFLTEFQGEEGITIEDAQQIMDRVLDLSTSHLTRYAFTVNDFFHYLLDEINGPLKTQVHQDMTAPLQHYFIYTGHNSYLTGNQLSSDSSEVPIIRALQRGVRGIELDLWPNNARDGIHVLHGRTLTTPVTLLKCLKSIKEHAFVQSPYPVIITLEDHLTPSLQAKVAEMVTSTFGDMLYFPHPSDKDEFPSPDELKYHIILSTKPPKEYLPSKNAHKRRSSVDKDSSDDEWEDLRSNSDDDDDDTYNDDNEDEKSGHQTALEYKHLIAIHASKPKKGTRKALMDEPGKAKRLSVSEQALQRAASLYGADIVRFTQKYILRVFPKGTRVTSTNFRPLTAWMHGAQMVAFNMQGYGRSLWMMHGMFRANGGCGYVRKPDFLMQKGPNGEVFDPKATLPVKTTLKVKVYMGDGWRLDFSQTHFDAYSPPDFYTKINMRGVAVDVSKKRTRVIVDDWTPTWNEEFTFPLRVPELALLEILVQEYDVDRADFAGQTCLPVSELRPGIRVVPLHNKKGEKFKSVKLLMRFLFV
- the LOC111919712 gene encoding phosphoinositide phospholipase C 6 isoform X2; this translates as MLPDKFLLFLTEFQGEEGITIEDAQQIMDRVLDLSTSHLTRYAFTVNDFFHYLLDEINGPLKTQVGVHQDMTAPLQHYFIYTGHNSYLTGNQLSSDSSEVPIIRALQRGVRGIELDLWPNNARDGIHVLHGRTLTTPVTLLKCLKSIKEHAFVQSPYPVIITLEDHLTPSLQAKVAEMVTSTFGDMLYFPHPSDKDEFPSPDELKYHIILSTKPPKEYLPSKNAHKRRSSVDKDSSDDEMSDILGVDYEDDDNEDEKSGHQTALEYKHLIAIHASKPKKGTRKALMDEPGKAKRLSVSEQALQRAASLYGADIVRFTQKYILRVFPKGTRVTSTNFRPLTAWMHGAQMVAFNMQGYGRSLWMMHGMFRANGGCGYVRKPDFLMQKGPNGEVFDPKATLPVKTTLKVKVYMGDGWRLDFSQTHFDAYSPPDFYTKINMRGVAVDVSKKRTRVIVDDWTPTWNEEFTFPLRVPELALLEILVQEYDVDRADFAGQTCLPVSELRPGIRVVPLHNKKGEKFKSVKLLMRFLFV
- the LOC111919712 gene encoding phosphoinositide phospholipase C 6 isoform X1, which encodes MLPDKFLLFLTEFQGEEGITIEDAQQIMDRVLDLSTSHLTRYAFTVNDFFHYLLDEINGPLKTQVGVHQDMTAPLQHYFIYTGHNSYLTGNQLSSDSSEVPIIRALQRGVRGIELDLWPNNARDGIHVLHGRTLTTPVTLLKCLKSIKEHAFVQSPYPVIITLEDHLTPSLQAKVAEMVTSTFGDMLYFPHPSDKDEFPSPDELKYHIILSTKPPKEYLPSKNAHKRRSSVDKDSSDDEWEDLRVSYHRMSDILGVDYEDDDNEDEKSGHQTALEYKHLIAIHASKPKKGTRKALMDEPGKAKRLSVSEQALQRAASLYGADIVRFTQKYILRVFPKGTRVTSTNFRPLTAWMHGAQMVAFNMQGYGRSLWMMHGMFRANGGCGYVRKPDFLMQKGPNGEVFDPKATLPVKTTLKVKVYMGDGWRLDFSQTHFDAYSPPDFYTKINMRGVAVDVSKKRTRVIVDDWTPTWNEEFTFPLRVPELALLEILVQEYDVDRADFAGQTCLPVSELRPGIRVVPLHNKKGEKFKSVKLLMRFLFV